A window of the Phaseolus vulgaris cultivar G19833 chromosome 5, P. vulgaris v2.0, whole genome shotgun sequence genome harbors these coding sequences:
- the LOC137834111 gene encoding uncharacterized protein, which produces MAALSRFLLVGGDAGYPYFQCLKKNNRFVWTECEKSFTKLKEYLASLPILGKPLPGTPIRLYFVITDRAINLVIVQDQNKVQKPIYFVSKVLHGPETWYKAIEKVLQKPDMAGRMVRWAVELSEFEIQYEPRGPIKGHVYVDFTVELSSKGPQPDPNDFQWVLSVDGSSNQQGSGLGSL; this is translated from the exons atggcagccctgtctcgtttcTTGTTAGTCGGTGGAGATGCGGGGTACCCATACTTCCAATGCCTCAAGAAGAACAATCGGTTTGTGTGGACTGAGTGTGAAAAATCCTTCACcaagttgaaagagtacttggccAGTCTCCCTATTCTTGGTAAGCCGCTTCCAGGTACCCCCATTCGTCTTTATTTTGTGATCACAGATCGAGCGATCAACTTGGTCATTGTGCAAGATCAAAATAAGGTCCAGAAGCCGATctactttgtgagtaaggtgttgcatGGACCAGAGACATGGTACAAGGCCATTGAGAAG GTCCTCCAAAAGCCCGACATGGCAGGTCGGATGGTCCGCTGGGCAGttgaattgtcagagtttgaaaTACAGTATGAGCCTCGAGGGCCAATTAAGGGGCATGTGTATGTTGACTTCACGGTAGAGCTTTCATCTAAAGGTCCCCAACCTGATCCCAATGACTTCCAGTGGGtcctttcggtggatggatcctcCAATCAACAGGGGAGTGGATTAGGGTCACTTTAG